From Virgibacillus natechei, the proteins below share one genomic window:
- the pgsB gene encoding poly-gamma-glutamate synthase PgsB: protein MNELIYLTFFAAIVLYIGIRERNKLDRNIKRIPTRILVNGIRGKSTVTRLLMGIIKEDKQRVAGKTTGTSPRLFYWDKEEEEPIIRSLQGPNISEQKVMVNKVARRGVNAFVTECMAVNPEYQNVFQERFVKANITVITNVMEDHLDVMGPTIDQIAEAFGRTIPHNGYVVIPPTSYHHYFAEIAESRGSEVVVADTDLIDEAYLTEFPFMMFAENAAIGLAVADILEIDRDVALRGMLNAPVDPGAMRVHAFGKETAPSFFFNGFAANDTTSTINIWNKIQDQDYPCEHNVVIMNCRDDRVGRTIQFSEEVLPQINADTLILTGKGVDSVVQAYESGKLPVNKLINLEKQSTEQILAKIRELPEKSSIYGIGNIHGGGQELADAIERQELEKINVTDDTVMEKQNNLKSLKKENAFAQTPS, encoded by the coding sequence ATGAATGAACTGATTTATTTGACATTTTTTGCCGCAATTGTTTTATACATAGGGATCCGTGAACGAAATAAATTGGATAGGAATATAAAACGAATTCCCACAAGGATCCTCGTTAACGGTATTAGAGGTAAATCTACCGTAACACGATTGCTAATGGGAATTATTAAAGAAGATAAACAGCGTGTAGCTGGTAAAACGACTGGTACGTCCCCGCGTTTATTTTATTGGGACAAAGAGGAAGAGGAACCAATCATTCGAAGTCTGCAAGGACCAAATATATCCGAGCAAAAGGTAATGGTTAATAAAGTAGCAAGACGTGGGGTGAACGCATTTGTGACAGAATGTATGGCTGTGAATCCAGAATACCAGAATGTCTTTCAAGAACGTTTTGTGAAGGCGAATATCACGGTTATTACGAATGTAATGGAAGACCATTTAGATGTCATGGGGCCTACTATTGACCAGATTGCGGAAGCATTTGGCCGAACGATTCCCCATAATGGTTACGTCGTCATCCCTCCTACAAGCTATCATCATTATTTTGCGGAGATAGCTGAGAGCCGCGGTAGTGAAGTAGTCGTCGCAGATACGGATCTCATCGATGAAGCGTATTTAACTGAATTCCCATTTATGATGTTTGCCGAAAATGCTGCGATTGGTTTAGCTGTTGCTGATATTCTTGAGATTGACCGTGATGTTGCACTTCGTGGTATGCTTAACGCGCCCGTGGATCCAGGTGCAATGCGGGTTCATGCATTTGGTAAAGAAACAGCTCCGAGCTTTTTCTTTAACGGCTTTGCAGCAAATGATACCACTTCTACCATTAACATTTGGAACAAAATACAGGATCAAGACTACCCCTGCGAACATAATGTGGTGATCATGAATTGCCGGGACGATCGTGTAGGTCGAACAATCCAGTTTTCTGAAGAGGTGCTCCCCCAAATAAACGCCGATACCCTTATTTTGACAGGGAAAGGTGTTGATTCGGTTGTACAAGCATATGAGAGTGGAAAACTGCCAGTAAATAAGCTTATTAATCTTGAAAAACAATCGACCGAGCAAATCTTGGCGAAGATTAGGGAATTGCCGGAAAAAAGCTCGATTTATGGCATCGGAAATATCCACGGGGGTGGCCAAGAACTAGCGGACGCCATTGAACGACAGGAATTGGAGAAAATAAACGTTACCGATGATACAGTAATGGAGAAACAAAATAACCTTAAATCACTCAAAAAAGAAAATGCTTTTGCCCAAACGCCTTCTTAA
- the sda gene encoding sporulation histidine kinase inhibitor Sda, protein MEYLSDKLLIDSYKKALDLDLNQDFIRVLERELVRRKLHFSFKNIENLD, encoded by the coding sequence ATGGAATATCTATCCGATAAGCTTTTGATTGATTCGTATAAAAAAGCATTGGATCTTGATTTAAATCAAGACTTCATTCGGGTTTTGGAAAGAGAGTTAGTGAGAAGAAAGCTCCATTTTTCTTTTAAAAACATAGAAAATCTTGATTGA
- the smpB gene encoding SsrA-binding protein SmpB: MPKGKGNAIAQNRKASHDFTIEETYEAGIVLQGTEIKSIRSGRINIKDSHARIDRGEIRLINLHIAEYEQGNRFNHDPTRTRKLLMHRKEIDKLIGLTQQQGYALIPLKIYIKNGVAKVLIGLGKGKKKYDKREDLKRKQMKRDADRAIKEHTKE, from the coding sequence ATGCCAAAAGGTAAAGGAAATGCAATTGCACAAAATAGGAAAGCATCCCATGATTTTACCATTGAAGAAACATATGAAGCAGGGATTGTTCTACAAGGAACGGAAATAAAGTCAATACGTTCAGGAAGGATCAACATTAAGGATTCCCATGCAAGAATAGATCGTGGAGAGATAAGACTTATTAATTTGCATATTGCAGAATACGAGCAAGGGAATCGGTTTAATCATGACCCAACACGAACAAGGAAATTGCTAATGCACCGTAAAGAGATTGATAAATTAATCGGATTAACACAGCAGCAGGGTTATGCACTCATCCCATTGAAAATTTATATCAAAAACGGTGTTGCCAAAGTGTTGATTGGACTTGGAAAAGGGAAAAAGAAATACGACAAGCGAGAAGATTTAAAACGAAAACAAATGAAACGTGATGCAGATAGAGCGATTAAGGAGCATACGAAGGAATAA
- the zupT gene encoding zinc transporter ZupT, translating to MGSDVLLAFLFTLFAGLATGIGSFIAFFAKTTNTKFLSFALGFSAGVMIYVSMIDIFPKAQDALVAELGEQNGIWLTVISFFAGMIFIALIDKFIPKQSNPHELKKVEDMKDPGKAIKDPALLQMGGYTAIAIAIHNFPEGIATFVSTLQDPSLGLAIAIAVAIHNIPEGIAISVPVYYATNDKKKAFKLSFLSGLAEPAGAVVAFLFLMPFLNGVTFGIIFAGVGGIMVFISLDQLLPAAKKYDESHISIYGVISGMAVMAISLVLLI from the coding sequence GTGGGATCAGATGTATTATTAGCATTTCTATTTACGTTGTTCGCTGGACTTGCTACAGGGATAGGAAGCTTTATTGCTTTTTTTGCAAAAACAACCAATACGAAATTTCTATCGTTTGCATTAGGGTTCTCAGCAGGTGTTATGATTTACGTATCGATGATCGACATATTTCCAAAAGCTCAAGATGCGCTTGTTGCGGAACTTGGAGAACAAAATGGGATATGGTTAACCGTTATTTCATTTTTTGCAGGTATGATATTTATAGCATTAATAGATAAGTTTATCCCAAAGCAATCAAACCCACATGAGTTAAAAAAAGTAGAAGACATGAAAGATCCAGGAAAAGCGATCAAGGATCCTGCATTATTACAAATGGGGGGATATACGGCGATAGCAATAGCTATTCATAATTTTCCTGAAGGCATTGCTACATTCGTATCCACATTACAGGATCCGTCTTTAGGTCTTGCAATAGCAATAGCTGTGGCTATTCACAATATACCTGAAGGCATTGCAATATCGGTTCCGGTATACTATGCAACAAATGATAAGAAAAAAGCTTTTAAATTATCATTTTTATCAGGATTAGCTGAGCCGGCGGGTGCAGTAGTTGCATTTCTATTTCTAATGCCATTTTTAAATGGTGTAACATTTGGTATCATTTTTGCAGGAGTAGGTGGAATAATGGTCTTTATTTCATTGGATCAACTATTGCCGGCTGCCAAAAAATACGACGAATCCCATATTTCAATCTATGGGGTAATAAGTGGAATGGCTGTTATGGCGATAAGTTTAGTGCTTCTTATTTAA
- the rnr gene encoding ribonuclease R, with protein MKDNILTFFKETGTKPLAVDELEEALEIDDAVDFKEFVKALNKLEEEGELVRTRKNRFGLPEKMNLVRGRIQMHAKGFAFLIPDDENQTDVYINPSDLASAMNKDKVLVRLETKDDNDKRPEGTVIRILERATLQVVGTYEDNRAFGFVIADDKRIPNDIFIPKSVTNGAVSGHKVIAHITKYPEGRKSAEGEIIHILGHKNDPGIDIISIIHKHGITVDFPEEVLDQAAHAPEAITEDEIQNRRDLRDEVIVTIDGADAKDLDDAVTVKKLDNGNYKLGVYIADVTYYVDRDSAMDKEAFERGTSVYLVDRVIPMIPHRLSNGICSLNPRVDRLTLGCEMEITSAGEVVNHEIFQSVIKTTERMTYTDVNKILADKDEETREKFNSLVPMFEQMESLASILRGKRMGRGAIDFDFKEAQVLVDEKGKAEDVVLRERSVGERLIEEFMLAANETIAEHFHWMDVPFIHRIHEDPDESKLQSFFEFLGSLGLSVKGTANEIHPQALQQVIDDVQGKPEEMIVSKLMLRSMKQAKYDPQGIGHFGLATEFYTHFTSPIRRYPDLIVHRLIREYLIDKNLDEKTIRQWKESLPEIARHTSDKERTAVDAERETDDLKKAEYMQDKIGEEFTGIIGSVTSFGMFVELENTVEGLIHVSNLTDDYYNYDEKSLALIGERTANIYRIGDEVEIRVVSVNIDERTVDFELVKSEESKPPKPPRQKKETKTKKRKKKNK; from the coding sequence ATGAAAGATAATATACTTACATTTTTTAAAGAGACAGGGACGAAACCATTAGCAGTTGATGAATTAGAAGAAGCATTGGAAATTGATGATGCAGTAGATTTCAAGGAATTTGTCAAAGCACTAAATAAACTGGAGGAAGAAGGAGAACTTGTTCGCACACGGAAAAACCGCTTCGGTCTGCCCGAAAAGATGAATCTTGTTCGCGGAAGAATCCAAATGCATGCCAAGGGATTTGCTTTCTTAATTCCAGATGATGAAAATCAAACAGATGTATACATTAATCCTTCTGATTTAGCTTCAGCTATGAACAAGGATAAAGTGCTCGTTCGTTTGGAAACGAAAGATGACAATGACAAACGCCCAGAAGGAACCGTCATACGAATTTTAGAGCGAGCTACATTACAAGTGGTTGGAACATATGAAGATAACCGCGCTTTTGGCTTCGTTATTGCGGATGATAAACGTATTCCAAATGATATTTTTATCCCGAAAAGCGTGACAAATGGTGCAGTCAGTGGTCATAAAGTTATTGCACATATTACGAAGTATCCAGAGGGCCGAAAAAGTGCAGAAGGAGAAATCATTCACATTCTCGGGCATAAAAATGATCCAGGAATCGATATTATTTCGATTATCCATAAACATGGGATTACAGTAGATTTTCCTGAAGAAGTATTGGATCAGGCTGCTCATGCACCGGAGGCGATTACCGAAGATGAAATTCAGAATCGGCGCGACTTACGTGATGAGGTTATCGTGACAATTGATGGCGCGGACGCAAAAGATTTGGATGATGCAGTTACGGTCAAGAAGCTTGATAACGGGAATTACAAGCTTGGTGTATATATAGCGGACGTCACTTATTATGTGGATAGAGATTCGGCAATGGATAAAGAAGCTTTCGAACGTGGGACAAGCGTATATTTAGTTGATCGAGTCATTCCAATGATTCCACATCGTCTTTCTAATGGAATATGTTCATTGAATCCTCGCGTTGATCGATTAACGCTTGGGTGTGAGATGGAAATTACGTCCGCTGGTGAAGTGGTTAATCATGAGATCTTTCAAAGTGTGATAAAGACTACGGAACGGATGACATATACGGACGTTAACAAAATATTAGCCGATAAAGATGAAGAAACAAGGGAAAAATTTAATTCTTTAGTACCCATGTTTGAACAAATGGAAAGTCTTGCATCGATATTACGCGGCAAGCGAATGGGTCGGGGTGCTATCGACTTTGATTTTAAAGAAGCTCAGGTACTGGTTGATGAAAAAGGGAAAGCAGAAGACGTTGTATTACGTGAGCGTTCTGTCGGTGAACGTTTAATTGAGGAATTCATGTTAGCGGCGAATGAAACGATAGCTGAACATTTCCATTGGATGGATGTTCCATTTATTCACCGCATTCATGAAGACCCTGATGAAAGTAAATTACAAAGCTTTTTTGAATTCCTGGGCAGTCTAGGTCTCTCTGTGAAAGGAACAGCAAACGAGATTCATCCACAAGCATTGCAACAAGTAATAGATGACGTACAGGGTAAACCAGAGGAAATGATTGTATCCAAGCTAATGCTTCGTTCGATGAAACAGGCAAAATATGATCCACAGGGTATAGGACATTTCGGGTTAGCTACTGAATTCTATACACATTTCACATCACCAATTCGTAGATATCCTGATTTAATTGTCCATCGATTGATCAGAGAATATTTAATCGATAAAAATTTGGATGAGAAAACAATTCGACAATGGAAGGAAAGTCTTCCAGAAATAGCAAGACACACATCTGACAAGGAACGTACTGCAGTAGATGCGGAACGAGAGACAGATGATTTGAAAAAAGCAGAATATATGCAAGACAAAATTGGTGAGGAATTTACAGGTATTATTGGATCTGTAACGAGCTTTGGTATGTTCGTAGAATTAGAAAATACCGTGGAAGGGCTTATCCATGTTAGTAACTTGACAGACGATTATTATAATTATGATGAAAAAAGTCTTGCACTTATCGGGGAGCGAACAGCAAATATTTACCGTATTGGTGACGAAGTAGAGATACGAGTAGTAAGTGTTAACATCGATGAACGAACCGTTGATTTTGAATTGGTTAAATCAGAAGAATCGAAGCCACCAAAGCCTCCACGGCAGAAAAAAGAAACGAAAACGAAAAAACGAAAAAAGAAAAATAAGTAA
- a CDS encoding alpha/beta hydrolase: MKVKQPEPFTMEAGPRAVLLLHGLTGHSADVRMLGRFLEKKGYTSHAPIYRGHGVPPEELIESNPDEWWEDVTKAFEHLRELGYDEIAVAGLSLGGVLGLKLAYSEKLKAVIPMCTPMFFDNETQLTQGFKQFSKEYKQLEGKDEATIKQELTDVMEQSTAVFDKLANLINEVKSNVDTIYTPTYVIQARKDQMINTESATYIYENVEADEKDLKWYEESGHVITLDKEKDQLFEDIYQFLETLDWKE; encoded by the coding sequence GTGAAAGTCAAACAACCAGAACCATTTACAATGGAAGCAGGACCCCGAGCGGTTTTACTATTACACGGCTTAACGGGACATTCTGCCGATGTTCGAATGCTTGGAAGATTTCTAGAGAAGAAAGGCTATACAAGTCATGCACCAATTTATCGTGGGCATGGAGTGCCACCAGAGGAATTGATTGAATCCAATCCAGATGAATGGTGGGAGGATGTTACAAAAGCTTTTGAGCACTTGCGCGAACTAGGCTATGATGAAATAGCAGTGGCCGGCCTTTCACTGGGAGGGGTCTTAGGATTAAAACTGGCTTATTCTGAGAAATTAAAGGCAGTTATTCCGATGTGCACACCAATGTTTTTTGATAATGAAACACAACTAACTCAAGGCTTTAAACAATTCTCAAAAGAATACAAGCAATTAGAAGGAAAAGATGAAGCTACCATTAAACAGGAACTAACGGATGTAATGGAACAATCAACAGCTGTATTTGACAAGCTTGCCAACCTCATTAATGAAGTGAAATCGAATGTTGATACGATTTACACACCAACCTATGTGATCCAGGCTAGAAAAGATCAAATGATTAACACAGAAAGCGCTACATACATTTACGAAAATGTAGAAGCCGATGAGAAAGATTTGAAATGGTATGAGGAATCTGGCCATGTGATCACCTTAGATAAGGAAAAGGATCAGCTGTTTGAGGATATTTATCAATTCTTAGAAACACTTGATTGGAAAGAATGA
- the secG gene encoding preprotein translocase subunit SecG, translating to MATLVNILLVVNAIVMVVLVLLQSGQSAGLSGAISGGAEQLFGKQKARGMDYVLHRGTIVTGVLFFVLAFLSAYVIQ from the coding sequence ATGGCTACTTTAGTAAATATATTATTAGTGGTTAATGCGATTGTTATGGTTGTATTAGTATTGTTACAGTCAGGTCAAAGTGCAGGTCTATCTGGTGCTATTTCTGGTGGGGCTGAACAATTATTTGGAAAACAAAAAGCACGGGGAATGGATTATGTTCTTCACCGTGGAACTATTGTTACTGGAGTTTTATTCTTTGTATTAGCATTTTTAAGTGCATATGTTATACAATAA
- a CDS encoding alpha/beta hydrolase, whose translation MEKNVWMMMEDNVEVYVKKWYSSIEKPKAIVQLSHGMAEHINRYNEIAKFLVKQGIFVYGNDHRGHGRTGEKQGIFGYFAEEDGFTKTVHDQLVITKQIKQEHPNTPIFLFGHSMGSFLAREYIQQHSHMIDGVMLSGTGYFPKTTSIAGRTISSIMPPKEESKLMNSFAFGSNNKKIGKKLTSFDWLSNDEEVVETYINDPYTGFIPTGRFFYDLLSGLLNIHNPERNDAIRNDLPMLLISGDADPIGDYSKGIWKTAHLYEKAGLKEVMVMLFTDGRHELLHEMNKDEVHTMIHTWIHNHL comes from the coding sequence ATGGAAAAAAACGTTTGGATGATGATGGAAGATAACGTGGAAGTTTATGTCAAGAAGTGGTATTCATCAATAGAAAAACCAAAAGCGATTGTGCAACTTTCCCACGGAATGGCAGAGCATATTAATCGCTATAATGAAATTGCTAAGTTCCTTGTCAAACAAGGTATATTTGTTTACGGCAACGATCACCGCGGGCATGGCAGAACAGGTGAAAAACAGGGGATATTCGGATATTTTGCCGAGGAAGATGGTTTTACAAAAACAGTTCACGACCAACTTGTTATCACAAAACAGATTAAACAAGAACATCCCAACACGCCTATCTTCCTTTTTGGCCATAGTATGGGTTCTTTTTTAGCTAGGGAATACATTCAACAGCATAGTCACATGATTGATGGTGTAATGTTGTCAGGAACAGGTTATTTTCCTAAAACAACCTCTATAGCAGGAAGAACCATTTCCTCTATTATGCCACCGAAAGAAGAATCAAAGCTAATGAATTCATTTGCGTTTGGTTCCAATAACAAAAAAATTGGCAAGAAATTAACTAGCTTCGACTGGCTGAGCAATGATGAAGAGGTCGTCGAAACCTATATAAATGATCCATACACTGGCTTTATACCAACAGGAAGGTTTTTCTATGATTTATTATCAGGCCTACTAAATATCCATAATCCTGAGCGCAATGACGCTATTCGAAACGATCTTCCCATGTTACTAATAAGCGGAGATGCAGACCCTATTGGGGACTATTCTAAAGGCATTTGGAAGACAGCTCATCTCTATGAAAAAGCCGGACTAAAAGAGGTAATGGTTATGTTGTTTACCGACGGTCGTCATGAATTATTACATGAAATGAATAAAGATGAAGTGCATACCATGATTCACACATGGATTCATAACCATTTGTAG
- the ptsP gene encoding phosphoenolpyruvate--protein phosphotransferase produces the protein MTTIQGIAASPGIAIAKAYQLTAPDLTYEKVTTTNPTKEIERLDKALKISNQELEKIKAHTKKEMGDEHAEIFSAHLLVLSDPELINPMKDNINTNHVIAESALEETANMFIDMFKNMDNEYMRERAADIQDVTKRVLAHLLGASFPNPALIDEEVIVIANDLTPSDTAQLNRQFVKGFATDIGGRTSHSAIMARSLEIPAIVGTKEITSSISQNDVLIVDGNEGVVVINPSDEEIATYREKQESFERQKEEWAKLKNEPTFSADGEQVELAANIGTPEDVTGVLDNGGEGIGLYRTEFLYMGKTELPTEDEQYDAYKAVLEQMDEKPVVVRTLDIGGDKELSYLDLPKELNPFLGFRAIRFCLENENVFRPQLRALLRASVHGNLKIMFPMIATLEEFRQAKAILMDEKENLKREGNKVSDDIEVGIMVEIPSTAVIAKQFAKEVDFFSIGTNDLIQYTMAADRMNEKVSYLYQPYHPAILNLISNVIEEAHREGKWVGMCGEMAGDPIAIPILLGLGLDEFSMSASSVLPARTQISGLSKEKLVSYKEKLLSMETAEEVEEFVKEKTE, from the coding sequence ATGACAACTATTCAAGGAATTGCAGCATCACCAGGCATTGCTATAGCAAAAGCCTATCAACTAACTGCACCAGATTTAACTTATGAAAAAGTAACAACAACTAATCCTACTAAAGAAATAGAACGATTAGATAAAGCGTTGAAAATTTCAAACCAAGAACTTGAAAAAATTAAAGCACACACGAAAAAAGAAATGGGTGACGAGCATGCGGAAATTTTCTCCGCCCACTTGCTTGTATTGAGTGACCCGGAATTAATTAATCCAATGAAAGATAATATTAACACCAATCATGTCATAGCAGAGAGCGCCTTAGAAGAAACTGCAAACATGTTTATTGATATGTTTAAAAATATGGATAATGAATATATGCGCGAACGTGCAGCTGACATTCAGGATGTCACAAAACGTGTGTTAGCTCATTTACTCGGAGCTAGTTTTCCCAATCCAGCATTAATTGACGAAGAAGTCATTGTTATTGCTAATGATTTAACACCATCTGATACAGCACAATTAAACCGCCAATTTGTAAAAGGATTTGCAACAGATATTGGCGGGCGTACATCCCACTCTGCAATTATGGCTCGTTCGCTTGAAATTCCAGCAATCGTAGGTACAAAAGAAATTACGTCATCCATTTCTCAAAACGATGTTCTAATCGTTGACGGTAATGAAGGTGTCGTTGTCATTAACCCATCTGATGAGGAGATTGCAACCTATCGTGAGAAACAAGAATCCTTTGAGCGACAAAAAGAAGAATGGGCGAAATTAAAAAACGAACCTACTTTTTCCGCTGATGGAGAACAGGTTGAACTAGCTGCCAATATCGGAACACCGGAAGACGTCACAGGCGTTTTAGATAATGGTGGTGAAGGAATCGGACTGTACCGTACGGAGTTTTTATACATGGGTAAAACGGAATTACCTACAGAAGATGAGCAATATGATGCTTATAAAGCTGTGCTCGAACAGATGGATGAAAAACCAGTAGTTGTTCGTACACTGGATATTGGTGGAGATAAAGAACTGAGTTATTTAGATTTACCAAAAGAACTGAATCCATTCTTAGGCTTTCGCGCCATACGCTTCTGCCTGGAGAATGAAAATGTGTTCAGACCCCAATTACGTGCATTACTACGTGCAAGTGTACATGGAAACTTAAAAATTATGTTCCCGATGATTGCAACATTGGAAGAATTCCGCCAAGCCAAAGCCATTCTAATGGATGAAAAAGAAAACCTGAAACGTGAAGGTAATAAAGTTTCCGATGACATAGAAGTTGGCATCATGGTTGAAATCCCATCAACTGCCGTAATTGCAAAACAATTTGCAAAAGAGGTTGACTTCTTCAGTATTGGAACGAATGACTTGATTCAATACACAATGGCAGCAGACCGTATGAATGAAAAAGTTTCTTATTTATACCAGCCATATCACCCAGCAATATTAAACTTGATAAGCAATGTAATCGAAGAAGCACATCGTGAAGGAAAGTGGGTTGGTATGTGTGGAGAAATGGCCGGAGACCCGATCGCAATCCCAATCCTGCTTGGACTAGGTTTGGATGAGTTCAGCATGAGTGCATCATCTGTTTTACCTGCACGAACGCAGATAAGTGGACTGTCGAAAGAGAAATTGGTTTCATATAAAGAGAAGCTATTGTCTATGGAAACAGCAGAAGAAGTTGAGGAATTTGTTAAGGAGAAAACGGAATAG
- a CDS encoding nitroreductase family protein encodes MIIIDILKTIKARRSIHTFKEQEVDAAILKEIFTYGSYAPTHYMKEPWNIKMYQEEGKHKFVDAIISSYQRIGMIKTDESPKTLKMIDSMKSFLLEIPHHAVIYFEKDDNPVRYEEDYASVSAFIQNAQLAAWEYGVGMLWTITPYMHDPEFASDIGLNHDTMKIAAVMQIGYPKKVSHDKGRTAIEEKLEIIAK; translated from the coding sequence GTGATTATCATCGATATATTAAAAACAATCAAAGCACGCAGGTCCATCCATACATTTAAAGAACAAGAAGTGGACGCAGCTATTTTAAAAGAAATATTTACATACGGATCCTATGCACCAACACATTATATGAAAGAACCTTGGAATATAAAAATGTATCAGGAAGAGGGGAAGCATAAGTTTGTTGATGCGATTATCTCAAGCTATCAACGAATTGGCATGATAAAAACAGATGAGTCTCCGAAGACATTAAAAATGATAGATTCCATGAAAAGCTTTCTACTGGAAATACCACATCATGCAGTCATTTATTTTGAAAAAGATGATAATCCAGTGCGTTACGAAGAGGATTATGCCTCGGTAAGTGCATTTATCCAAAATGCGCAATTAGCTGCCTGGGAGTATGGTGTCGGTATGCTTTGGACAATCACGCCATATATGCATGATCCTGAATTTGCAAGTGATATTGGATTGAATCATGATACGATGAAAATTGCAGCGGTTATGCAAATTGGTTATCCGAAGAAAGTGTCCCATGATAAGGGTCGGACAGCGATAGAGGAGAAGTTGGAAATAATAGCGAAATAG
- the eno gene encoding phosphopyruvate hydratase, whose translation MPYITDVYAREVLDSRGNPTVEVELFTESGGFGSAIVPSGASTGEYEAVELRDGDKDRYLGKGVTKAVQNVNETIAPELLGLDVTRQNIIDHLMMELDGTDNKGNLGANAILGVSMAAAHAASSYLELPLYHYLGGFNAKTLPTPMMNILNGGEHADNNVDIQEFMIMPVGAPTFQEALRTGAEIFHSLKNVLKSKGYNTSVGDEGGFAPNLGSNEEALQTIVEAIEAAGYKPGEEIQLAMDVAASEIYKDGKYNLKGEGVVRSSADMVDWYEDLVNKYPIISIEDGFDENDWDGFKLLTDRIGDRVQLVGDDLFVTNTEKLARGIEEGNSNSILIKVNQIGTLTETFEAIEMAKRAGYTAVISHRSGETEDATIADIAVATNAGQIKTGAPSRTDRVAKYNQLLRIEDELAGMGEYAGKTAFYNLKK comes from the coding sequence ATGCCATATATTACAGATGTTTATGCTCGCGAAGTACTAGATTCACGTGGTAATCCTACAGTAGAAGTAGAACTTTTTACAGAATCAGGTGGATTTGGTTCGGCAATTGTACCAAGCGGTGCGTCTACGGGTGAATATGAAGCTGTAGAGTTACGTGATGGTGATAAAGATCGTTATCTTGGTAAAGGTGTTACGAAAGCTGTGCAAAATGTAAATGAAACGATTGCGCCTGAATTACTAGGCTTAGATGTTACGCGTCAAAATATCATCGATCATTTAATGATGGAACTTGACGGTACCGATAATAAAGGAAATCTAGGGGCTAATGCTATTCTAGGTGTATCAATGGCAGCTGCACATGCTGCATCAAGCTATCTAGAGCTACCATTATATCATTACCTAGGTGGCTTCAACGCAAAAACATTACCAACACCGATGATGAATATTCTAAATGGTGGAGAGCATGCCGATAATAATGTGGATATCCAGGAGTTCATGATTATGCCAGTAGGCGCTCCGACATTCCAAGAAGCACTTCGTACAGGTGCAGAAATTTTCCATTCATTGAAAAATGTTTTGAAATCAAAAGGGTACAATACGAGTGTTGGGGATGAAGGTGGATTTGCTCCAAACTTAGGCTCCAACGAGGAAGCATTGCAAACAATAGTTGAAGCAATCGAAGCAGCAGGCTACAAGCCAGGTGAAGAAATCCAACTAGCAATGGACGTTGCAGCATCTGAAATTTATAAAGATGGGAAATATAACCTCAAAGGTGAAGGTGTCGTCCGCTCATCAGCAGATATGGTTGATTGGTATGAGGATCTCGTTAATAAATACCCAATTATCTCAATTGAAGATGGATTTGACGAAAATGACTGGGATGGCTTTAAATTATTAACCGACCGTATTGGCGATCGAGTACAGTTAGTAGGTGACGATTTATTCGTTACAAACACGGAGAAACTAGCTCGAGGCATTGAAGAAGGGAATAGTAATTCTATTCTTATTAAAGTGAACCAAATCGGAACACTTACGGAAACATTTGAAGCAATTGAAATGGCAAAACGCGCAGGCTACACAGCAGTCATCTCCCACCGCTCCGGTGAAACAGAAGACGCAACCATCGCTGACATCGCCGTAGCAACAAACGCAGGCCAAATCAAAACAGGGGCACCATCACGTACCGACCGTGTTGCGAAATACAATCAACTTCTACGTATTGAGGATGAGTTAGCTGGCATGGGCGAATATGCTGGTAAAACAGCATTTTATAACTTGAAGAAATAA